In the Euphorbia lathyris chromosome 5, ddEupLath1.1, whole genome shotgun sequence genome, one interval contains:
- the LOC136229237 gene encoding probable sphingolipid transporter spinster homolog 2 isoform X2: protein MAVTAIQDSPSAPSWFTPRRLLVILCVINMLNYVDRGAIASNGVNGSIKTCDDKGICTSGSGIQGDFNLNNFQDGVLSSAFMVGLLVASPIFASLAKSHNPFRLIGFGLSVWTFATAGCGCSIDFWSITICRMLVGVGEASFISLAAPFIDDNAPAAQKTSWLATFYMCIPTGVALGYVYGGFVGNHTNWRYAFWGESLLMLPFAVLGFVMKPLQMRGFSHAPSNKALTSIESVASVTEGYASYTFVLGAYSYWGPKAGYSIYHMSNADLMFGGVTIVCGIFGTLGGGLVLDRMNATISNAFKLLSGAAFLGAIFCFSAFCLSNLYGFLFLFAVGELFVFAAQAPVNYVSLHCVKPGMRPLSMAISTVSIHILGDVPSSPLVGILEDHINNWRVTSLILTSVLLLAAGIWFIGIFVKSVDMFNEDETSSSAKDSMAPLLEENKVENEIADNNA, encoded by the exons ATGGCTGTGACCGCCATACAGGATTCGCCATCTGCTCCGTCATGGTTCACTCCCAGACG gtTACTCGTAATTTTGTGTGTGATTAATATGCTAAATTATGTGGATCGTGGTGCTATAGCAAGTAATGGTGTTAATGGAAGTATTAAGACTTGTGATGATAAGGGAATTTGCACTTCTGGTAGTGGAATTCA GGGAGATTTTAACTTGAACAATTTCCAGGATGGTGTTCTATCATCTGCTTTTATGGTTGGACTTCTTGTGGCTTCACCAATATTTGCATCATTAGCAAAGAG TCATAATCCCTTTAGGCTCATTGGGTTTGGATTATCTGTTTGGACATTTGCAACAGCTGGATGTGgttgttcaattgatttttgGTCTATTACTATATGCCGAAT GCTGGTTGGTGTTGGTGAGGCTTCTTTCATAAGTCTTGCGGCTCCATTTATAGATGACAATGCTCCTGCTGCTCAG AAAACATCCTGGCTTGCCACATTTTATATGTGCATACCAACGGGAGTTGCCTTGGGTTACGTTTATGGTGGATTT GTTGGCAATCATACCAACTGGCGGTACGCATTTTGGGGAGAGTCACTTCTGATGCTCCCATTTGCTGTTCTTGGATTTGTCATGAAACCGTTGCAGATGAGAG GTTTTTCTCATGCTCCGTCAAATAAGGCTTTGACATCAATTGAATCAGTTGCTTCTGTAACTGAAG GTTATGCATCATATACCTTTGTCCTTGGAGCATATTCATACTGGGGGCCAAAAGCTGGTTATAGTATTTATCACATG AGTAACGCAGACCTGATGTTTGGAGGGGTCACAATTGTTTGTGGAATTTTTGGAACCTTGGGTGGTGGCTTAGTACTGGATCGCATGAATGCTACAATCTCTAATGCTTTCAAG CTTCTTTCTGGAGCAGCGTTCCTTGGTGCAATCTTTTGCTTCAGTGCCTTCTGCCTGAGTAACTTGTATGGTTTCTTATTTCTGTTTGCTGTAGGTGAACTATTTGTCTTTGCTGCACAG GCCCCAGTTAACTATGTGTCTCTTCATTGCGTCAAACCTGGTATGAGGCCATTATCTATGGCTATCTCAACTGTATCTATCCACATACTTGGTGATGTGCCTTCTTCACCACTTGTTGGTATTCTGGAG GATCACATCAACAATTGGAGGGTTACATCGCTTATCCTTACATCTGTGCTTTTGCTTGCTGCTGGAATATGGTTCATAG GGATTTTTGTCAAGAGCGTGGATATGTTTAACGAAGACGAAACCTCCAGTAGTGCAAAAGACAGCATGGCGCCATTGCTGGAAGAGAACAAGGTTGAAAATGAGATAGCAGACAATAATGCATAG
- the LOC136229237 gene encoding probable sphingolipid transporter spinster homolog 2 isoform X1, with protein MAVTAIQDSPSAPSWFTPRRLLVILCVINMLNYVDRGAIASNGVNGSIKTCDDKGICTSGSGIQGDFNLNNFQDGVLSSAFMVGLLVASPIFASLAKSHNPFRLIGFGLSVWTFATAGCGCSIDFWSITICRMLVGVGEASFISLAAPFIDDNAPAAQKTSWLATFYMCIPTGVALGYVYGGFVGNHTNWRYAFWGESLLMLPFAVLGFVMKPLQMRGFSHAPSNKALTSIESVASVTEENDNEGINGQAVKASKLKDSTTRLHQLSRFLKDVKMLLLHEVFIINVLGYASYTFVLGAYSYWGPKAGYSIYHMSNADLMFGGVTIVCGIFGTLGGGLVLDRMNATISNAFKLLSGAAFLGAIFCFSAFCLSNLYGFLFLFAVGELFVFAAQAPVNYVSLHCVKPGMRPLSMAISTVSIHILGDVPSSPLVGILEDHINNWRVTSLILTSVLLLAAGIWFIGIFVKSVDMFNEDETSSSAKDSMAPLLEENKVENEIADNNA; from the exons ATGGCTGTGACCGCCATACAGGATTCGCCATCTGCTCCGTCATGGTTCACTCCCAGACG gtTACTCGTAATTTTGTGTGTGATTAATATGCTAAATTATGTGGATCGTGGTGCTATAGCAAGTAATGGTGTTAATGGAAGTATTAAGACTTGTGATGATAAGGGAATTTGCACTTCTGGTAGTGGAATTCA GGGAGATTTTAACTTGAACAATTTCCAGGATGGTGTTCTATCATCTGCTTTTATGGTTGGACTTCTTGTGGCTTCACCAATATTTGCATCATTAGCAAAGAG TCATAATCCCTTTAGGCTCATTGGGTTTGGATTATCTGTTTGGACATTTGCAACAGCTGGATGTGgttgttcaattgatttttgGTCTATTACTATATGCCGAAT GCTGGTTGGTGTTGGTGAGGCTTCTTTCATAAGTCTTGCGGCTCCATTTATAGATGACAATGCTCCTGCTGCTCAG AAAACATCCTGGCTTGCCACATTTTATATGTGCATACCAACGGGAGTTGCCTTGGGTTACGTTTATGGTGGATTT GTTGGCAATCATACCAACTGGCGGTACGCATTTTGGGGAGAGTCACTTCTGATGCTCCCATTTGCTGTTCTTGGATTTGTCATGAAACCGTTGCAGATGAGAG GTTTTTCTCATGCTCCGTCAAATAAGGCTTTGACATCAATTGAATCAGTTGCTTCTGTAACTGAAG agaaTGATAATGAAGGTATCAATGGTCAAGCAGTTAAGGCTTCAAA GTTGAAGGATTCAACAACAAGATTACATCAGTTATCACGATTTCTAAAGGATGTCAAAATGCTTTTGCTTCATGAAGTATTTATTATAAATGTTCTAG GTTATGCATCATATACCTTTGTCCTTGGAGCATATTCATACTGGGGGCCAAAAGCTGGTTATAGTATTTATCACATG AGTAACGCAGACCTGATGTTTGGAGGGGTCACAATTGTTTGTGGAATTTTTGGAACCTTGGGTGGTGGCTTAGTACTGGATCGCATGAATGCTACAATCTCTAATGCTTTCAAG CTTCTTTCTGGAGCAGCGTTCCTTGGTGCAATCTTTTGCTTCAGTGCCTTCTGCCTGAGTAACTTGTATGGTTTCTTATTTCTGTTTGCTGTAGGTGAACTATTTGTCTTTGCTGCACAG GCCCCAGTTAACTATGTGTCTCTTCATTGCGTCAAACCTGGTATGAGGCCATTATCTATGGCTATCTCAACTGTATCTATCCACATACTTGGTGATGTGCCTTCTTCACCACTTGTTGGTATTCTGGAG GATCACATCAACAATTGGAGGGTTACATCGCTTATCCTTACATCTGTGCTTTTGCTTGCTGCTGGAATATGGTTCATAG GGATTTTTGTCAAGAGCGTGGATATGTTTAACGAAGACGAAACCTCCAGTAGTGCAAAAGACAGCATGGCGCCATTGCTGGAAGAGAACAAGGTTGAAAATGAGATAGCAGACAATAATGCATAG